Proteins from a single region of Deltaproteobacteria bacterium:
- the smc gene encoding chromosome segregation protein SMC: MKIKKIFMTGFKSFMDRQEVTFPDGLSAIVGPNGSGKSNIVDAIRWALGEQSAKLLRGRNMEDVIFGGADGFKPLGMAEVSVVFENGDGSFPPEFSHQTELSVTRRLYRSGESEYLLNNVPCRLKDIQEIFMDTGLGNRTYSIIGQGKISDIIEQRPEETRAMLEEAAGITKYKKKVEEARRKIELTKGNLQRVEDILVEVERQMRSLKRQAGKARRYKEISREIQRLELILSAHAYQDLTQKAGDQGKSLEELVREELSLNTAFSGIQARLQAMGLELEEKDKRISGLKETYFQLKDRVHQKEASLESMAIEKRMQEEMKDRLEKEREELGKKLTRLREERERILEKIEGVRRASDELEEQISTLEERIKGRQALLKEAREVYEEARTRVHSRTSKEMSLAQESGYLNDRIREITDSRTRLEKEKEEIERKLETVARAGERKAEVRQALMEKLQAIEQDLERKREEVDELTRLRQDLEAKLRVIDADLNRYGSRLATLRSMSENFEGFKIGVRTVMKASELEAHREGRIIGLVADILGVPPEYEQAVESVLGDKLQYVIVESQRDGKEAVYYLKEKKRGKSSFVPLAELKGNGLTEGKNGHPLLRDLVSVPQQYKKLADILLGNAVLVEDLEQAVAEWSANGKDHCLVTRDGDMVDASGIISGGALANSSRGILGRKREIHELQEKVNTLEKSKRDLEDRLGHISIEIEKNQELLEELTQEKSNCQERITDLDKENFRLSHEMDQLERLSERILEELERKGREQNRHREALEKIHSELEQCKEIREQEEAFFHEKEFELRESEEELDRYREELSGLKTSHSRIGEEERGLRREVERIDDFTLEAEERIDRIGDEISESIRRFKEYTVREEVLREELGRLYTKLEDAKENVGAAERERNILWSKIHDKEKKSEELRGLLEEVKEKIHLAKMEQSEIKFKIEALVESCREKFNLDLPQAYRSHLVEDFSLSETKERLEHQKRLKERLGEVNLTAIQEHEALKERHQFIVEQKSDLLRSMDSLNQAIRKINKTSLEKFMKTFREVDEKLKEVFPILFNGGTAALKLVDETRPLESGVLVEVQPPGKKLSHMGLLSGGEKALVAMALLFSMYLIKPSPFCLLDEVDAPLDEANVDRFNNLLREIGKFSQIIMVTHSRKSMEIADRLYGVTMEKKGVSKLVSVNLEKFRSDN; this comes from the coding sequence GGCCGTAATATGGAGGACGTCATATTTGGAGGGGCCGATGGGTTCAAGCCCCTTGGAATGGCGGAGGTCTCGGTCGTTTTCGAAAACGGGGACGGGTCATTCCCCCCGGAGTTTTCCCATCAAACCGAACTCTCTGTTACAAGGAGGCTTTACAGGTCCGGAGAGAGTGAGTATCTGCTCAACAATGTTCCCTGCCGCCTCAAGGATATCCAGGAAATATTCATGGACACGGGGCTGGGAAACCGGACTTACTCCATCATAGGACAGGGGAAAATCAGCGACATCATTGAACAGCGGCCCGAGGAGACCAGGGCAATGCTGGAAGAGGCTGCCGGGATCACCAAGTACAAGAAAAAGGTGGAAGAGGCCCGCCGCAAGATCGAGCTGACGAAAGGGAACCTCCAGAGAGTGGAGGATATCCTGGTGGAAGTGGAGAGGCAGATGAGATCCCTTAAGCGCCAGGCAGGGAAGGCCCGGCGTTACAAGGAGATCAGCCGAGAGATCCAGCGCCTCGAACTGATCCTCAGCGCCCATGCCTACCAGGACTTGACCCAGAAGGCAGGGGATCAAGGCAAATCCCTCGAAGAACTCGTCCGGGAAGAGCTTTCCTTGAATACGGCTTTTTCGGGAATCCAGGCCCGTCTCCAGGCCATGGGCCTTGAACTGGAGGAAAAAGACAAAAGAATTTCAGGGCTCAAGGAGACATATTTCCAACTGAAAGACCGGGTCCACCAAAAAGAGGCCTCCCTTGAATCCATGGCGATCGAAAAGCGGATGCAGGAAGAGATGAAAGACCGCCTGGAGAAAGAACGGGAAGAACTGGGTAAAAAGCTGACCCGGCTTCGGGAAGAGAGGGAGCGGATCCTTGAAAAGATTGAAGGCGTCCGCCGGGCCTCCGACGAACTGGAGGAGCAGATTTCCACACTGGAAGAACGGATCAAAGGGAGGCAGGCACTTCTCAAGGAGGCAAGGGAAGTCTACGAAGAGGCCAGGACCAGGGTTCATTCCCGCACCTCCAAGGAGATGAGCCTGGCCCAGGAATCCGGATATCTCAATGACAGGATAAGGGAAATCACCGACAGCCGCACTAGACTTGAAAAAGAAAAGGAGGAGATCGAACGCAAACTCGAGACCGTCGCCCGGGCCGGAGAGCGAAAGGCCGAGGTGCGACAGGCCCTCATGGAAAAGCTCCAGGCCATCGAACAGGACCTGGAGCGCAAAAGGGAAGAGGTAGATGAATTAACCCGGCTCCGACAGGATTTGGAGGCCAAACTTCGGGTTATCGATGCGGACCTCAACCGGTACGGTTCGCGGCTGGCGACCCTTCGGTCTATGTCGGAAAATTTCGAAGGATTCAAGATCGGGGTGCGCACCGTTATGAAGGCCTCAGAGCTTGAAGCCCACAGGGAAGGCCGAATCATCGGACTTGTGGCTGACATCCTCGGGGTACCTCCGGAGTACGAACAGGCGGTCGAGTCCGTGCTTGGAGACAAGCTCCAGTACGTAATCGTGGAAAGCCAGAGAGACGGAAAAGAGGCGGTCTATTACCTCAAGGAAAAGAAGCGTGGAAAGAGTAGTTTCGTGCCCCTAGCAGAACTGAAGGGAAACGGACTCACAGAAGGTAAAAACGGACACCCGCTCCTGCGTGATCTTGTTTCCGTTCCGCAGCAGTACAAAAAGCTGGCGGACATACTCCTTGGCAACGCCGTGCTCGTGGAAGACCTGGAACAGGCTGTTGCGGAATGGTCCGCAAACGGAAAGGATCACTGCCTGGTCACCCGGGACGGGGACATGGTGGACGCCTCGGGGATTATCAGTGGAGGGGCCTTGGCCAATTCCTCCCGCGGAATCCTCGGCCGAAAGAGGGAGATCCATGAGCTTCAGGAAAAGGTAAATACCCTGGAAAAATCCAAAAGGGATCTTGAAGATCGTTTAGGCCATATCTCCATTGAAATCGAAAAAAATCAGGAGCTATTAGAAGAGTTGACCCAAGAGAAGTCCAATTGTCAGGAAAGAATCACGGATCTGGACAAGGAAAACTTCCGATTGAGCCACGAAATGGATCAACTCGAAAGGCTGTCTGAACGCATCTTGGAGGAACTGGAGAGGAAGGGCAGGGAACAAAACCGCCACCGGGAGGCCCTTGAAAAAATCCATTCGGAGCTGGAACAGTGTAAGGAGATCCGGGAACAGGAAGAAGCCTTTTTCCATGAAAAGGAATTTGAGTTGAGGGAGAGCGAAGAGGAACTGGACCGTTACCGGGAGGAACTCTCCGGTCTGAAGACATCACATAGCCGCATAGGGGAGGAGGAAAGGGGCCTGAGGAGAGAGGTTGAACGCATCGACGATTTCACCCTTGAAGCAGAAGAGAGGATTGACAGGATCGGAGACGAAATCTCCGAGAGTATCAGGAGATTCAAGGAATACACGGTTCGCGAAGAGGTTCTCCGGGAAGAACTCGGTAGGCTCTATACTAAGCTGGAAGATGCCAAAGAAAATGTCGGCGCTGCCGAACGTGAAAGGAACATTCTCTGGAGCAAAATCCATGATAAAGAAAAAAAGTCGGAAGAACTGAGGGGACTCCTGGAAGAGGTTAAGGAAAAAATCCATTTGGCCAAGATGGAACAGTCGGAAATCAAGTTCAAGATCGAGGCCTTGGTCGAGTCCTGCCGTGAAAAGTTCAATCTGGACCTTCCTCAAGCCTATCGATCCCATCTGGTGGAGGACTTCTCTCTTTCTGAGACCAAGGAAAGGCTTGAACACCAGAAGCGACTCAAGGAAAGGCTGGGAGAGGTGAACCTCACGGCCATCCAGGAACACGAAGCCCTCAAGGAACGACACCAATTCATAGTCGAGCAAAAAAGCGATCTGCTCCGGTCCATGGACTCCTTGAACCAGGCCATCCGGAAAATCAACAAGACCTCACTGGAAAAATTCATGAAGACTTTCAGGGAGGTGGATGAAAAATTGAAGGAGGTGTTCCCGATCCTTTTCAACGGTGGAACGGCTGCCCTGAAACTCGTTGACGAGACCAGGCCGCTGGAAAGCGGAGTACTTGTTGAGGTCCAACCTCCGGGCAAGAAGTTGAGTCATATGGGGCTGCTTTCCGGAGGGGAAAAGGCCTTGGTGGCTATGGCCCTCCTGTTCTCCATGTACCTCATCAAGCCGAGTCCTTTCTGCCTCCTGGATGAGGTGGATGCTCCTCTGGACGAAGCCAACGTGGATCGCTTCAACAACCTCCTGAGGGAAATCGGAAAGTTTTCTCAGATCATCATGGTGACCCACAGCAGGAAATCCATGGAGATCGCCGACAGGCTTTACGGTGTAACCATGGAGAAAAAGGGAGTGTCCAAGCTGGTCTCCGTGAACCTTGAAAAGTTCCGCAGTGACAATTGA